Genomic segment of Phycisphaerae bacterium:
TTTGCTTGGCGGGTTCCCAAGGAGGCACGACATGAACAAGAAGACCGATTACGCGGAAATGGCGAAGCGCTGCATCGCCCACCTGGTCCGGGAGAGCCAGCTCTCCAGCCAGCCGGTGACCAACCCGGAGGAGGCGGCCCAGTTCGTGGCCCTGGCCGTGGTGGCCGGAGGTGACCCGGGCCGGGAATGCGTCGGGGTCCTTTGCCTGAACGCGGCCGGACGGGTGACGGACGTCCGGATACTGGGCGTCGGCACGGTGAACCAGGCGCCGGTCTACCCCCGCGAGGTGGCCAAGGCGGCGTTGTTGTCGGCTGCAACGGCCGTGATCCTCTTCCACAATCATCCTGGCGGTCAGTGCCGCCCCTCGGCCGAGGACCTGGCTCTGACCCGGACCCTCGCGGAAGCGCTGCGGCCGCTGGACATCGAGCTCCACGACCACCTGATCTTGGCCGGAAACCAGGTCTACTCCACCACCTTCGGCCGGACCGTCTCGTTCGCTCCAGAGGCCCGGACCCTTTTCTAATTCTGATCCATCCGGGGGCCGCGCATCCATGCCACGCGGGAAGGAGATTTCATCATGGTGAACAAGGTTCAACTCATCGGCCGGCTGGGCAGGGACCCGGAGGTCCGAGCCACCCAGGAGAACGTGGCCTTCGCCCGCTTCTCCCTGGCCACCGACAGCCACTGGACCGACCGCAACGGCGACAGGCAGAGCCGCGCCGAGTGGCACAACGTCCTGGCCTGGGGGCGCCTGGCGGAGATCTGCGGCGAGTACCTGCGCAAGGGCCGCCTCGTGTTCGTGGAGGGCCGCCTGCAGACCCGC
This window contains:
- a CDS encoding JAB domain-containing protein; its protein translation is MNKKTDYAEMAKRCIAHLVRESQLSSQPVTNPEEAAQFVALAVVAGGDPGRECVGVLCLNAAGRVTDVRILGVGTVNQAPVYPREVAKAALLSAATAVILFHNHPGGQCRPSAEDLALTRTLAEALRPLDIELHDHLILAGNQVYSTTFGRTVSFAPEARTLF
- a CDS encoding single-stranded DNA-binding protein, coding for MVNKVQLIGRLGRDPEVRATQENVAFARFSLATDSHWTDRNGDRQSRAEWHNVLAWGRLAEICGEYLRKGRLVFVEGRLQTRSWEDEAGQRHSRTEVVIHDLKILEPKQPVEAPQPPADTAAEIPF